A region of Ferruginibacter albus DNA encodes the following proteins:
- a CDS encoding MarR family winged helix-turn-helix transcriptional regulator — translation MNYILIKQVIELVQQFEVESNISKSRNGVEDFKRWIVDNYNSNASNNEPNWEGKENGRSPESVINTFIVHLNRYAKGYSKSAIFGSDFSSQEDFIYLINLKAFGEMTKMDLIKKNVHEKPAGMQIIGRLIAQGWINQTASEVDKRSKVLKITKKGIKVLETQMSKIRKATKIVTGNLTHNEKMELIRLLTKLNDFHRPIYDKNIEPEYLLEEALKDKKR, via the coding sequence ATGAATTATATTTTAATTAAGCAAGTGATTGAGCTCGTTCAGCAATTTGAAGTAGAAAGTAATATTTCTAAGTCAAGAAATGGCGTCGAGGATTTTAAAAGATGGATAGTTGACAATTACAATAGCAATGCTTCAAATAACGAACCTAATTGGGAAGGCAAAGAAAATGGACGAAGTCCAGAGAGCGTAATTAACACTTTCATTGTTCACTTGAATAGATATGCAAAGGGCTATTCCAAATCAGCAATATTTGGATCAGATTTTTCTAGTCAAGAAGATTTTATTTATTTGATCAATCTTAAGGCATTTGGTGAAATGACAAAAATGGACTTGATAAAAAAGAATGTTCACGAAAAGCCTGCAGGCATGCAAATTATCGGTCGGCTGATTGCACAAGGTTGGATAAATCAAACAGCTTCCGAAGTCGACAAAAGGAGTAAAGTTTTAAAAATCACTAAGAAAGGCATTAAAGTTTTAGAAACTCAAATGAGCAAAATTAGAAAAGCAACAAAAATTGTAACAGGAAATTTAACACACAACGAAAAGATGGAATTAATCAGGCTCCTTACTAAGCTAAATGATTTTCATCGACCAATTTATGATAAGAACATCGAACCTGAATATTTATTAGAAGAAGCACTAAAAGATAAAAAGCGATGA
- a CDS encoding sensor histidine kinase: MKLSARYNRISIITAIIVLLASSVCYYAIIRYALINQLDQDLQIEEQEVFDFVKINHALPTPSNYEDQQISFELLTQSVQRKFSSRYIFDSTEKEKTPVRQLIFPIVVNGKNYKVVVSKSQEETEDLIQQILVITLGTVIVLLLMLFLLNRILLRKLWQPFNITLKELKQFDLTIKPELQLTTTSINEFAELNQAVRMMAERVNKDYNTLKTFTENASHEMQTPLAVINSRLDILIQDETISSGQMKLLEGVYDSLGKLSRLVQSLLLLAKIENNQFNETTDIRLDELVKEKIIQLEELAQVENLTITVQLDNTAIKTNRYLVDILISNLFNNAIRYNKKDGTINILLRDNKLTFSNTSSIASLDEQKVFQRFYRYAGIEKNGNGLGLSIIKQISDIAGYLPQYKYHNNLHEFSITF; this comes from the coding sequence ATGAAACTGTCAGCAAGATATAACCGGATAAGTATTATAACAGCCATCATTGTATTGTTGGCAAGCAGTGTTTGCTATTATGCAATTATAAGATATGCACTGATTAATCAATTGGACCAGGATCTACAGATAGAAGAACAGGAAGTTTTCGATTTTGTAAAGATCAACCATGCATTACCTACGCCTTCTAATTATGAGGATCAGCAGATATCATTTGAATTACTCACACAAAGCGTTCAGCGAAAATTCAGTAGTCGATATATTTTTGATTCGACGGAAAAAGAAAAGACTCCTGTACGCCAACTTATTTTTCCTATAGTGGTAAATGGGAAAAACTATAAAGTAGTTGTTTCAAAATCTCAGGAAGAAACAGAAGACCTTATCCAGCAGATTTTAGTTATTACTTTAGGAACAGTGATTGTATTGTTGTTGATGCTGTTTCTCCTTAATCGCATTTTGTTACGTAAACTATGGCAGCCATTCAATATAACACTGAAAGAGTTAAAACAATTTGATCTTACTATTAAGCCGGAATTACAATTAACAACTACTTCCATCAATGAATTTGCTGAATTAAACCAGGCAGTTCGAATGATGGCAGAAAGAGTTAATAAAGATTATAATACATTAAAGACATTTACCGAAAATGCTTCGCATGAAATGCAAACACCGCTTGCTGTCATTAATTCCCGCCTGGATATATTGATACAGGATGAAACAATTAGTTCAGGTCAAATGAAATTGTTAGAAGGGGTATATGATTCTTTGGGTAAGTTATCAAGACTTGTTCAATCACTTTTACTCTTAGCTAAAATAGAGAACAATCAGTTTAATGAAACAACAGATATTCGCTTAGATGAATTAGTAAAAGAAAAGATTATCCAGCTGGAAGAGTTAGCACAAGTTGAAAATCTTACTATTACTGTTCAGTTGGATAATACGGCTATCAAGACTAACAGATATCTTGTAGATATATTGATCTCGAATCTTTTTAATAATGCTATTCGCTACAATAAAAAAGATGGAACAATAAATATACTTTTAAGAGATAACAAACTGACATTTTCTAATACTTCTTCAATTGCATCCTTAGATGAACAAAAGGTTTTTCAGCGTTTTTATCGCTATGCAGGTATTGAAAAAAATGGTAATGGACTAGGATTGTCTATTATAAAACAAATAAGTGATATAGCAGGATACTTGCCTCAATATAAGTATCACAATAATCTGCATGAATTTTCTATAACATTTTAA
- a CDS encoding phytoene desaturase family protein, translated as MKKRIAVIGSGFSGLSAAAYLAKAGNEVHVFEKHNQPGGRARQFSTEQGFVFDMGPSWYWMPDIIDDFFNDFRYKVSDFFELISLNPQFEMIFSDTKFSVPQKFEELKILFEQIEKGAGLQLEKFMQSAKYKYEVGMKNFVNKPCYNWREFISPQIAKSALKLDLLTNFRNYVAKYFKSEKLRTLIEFPVIFLGASPKNIPALYSLMNYGGYVLGTYYPMGGFYKLVLAMKSLAEKQGATFHFNQTVESINAQNGRVISLTINGESLEFDAVVASSDYHHTETLLKKEYRNYSDTYWQNRTFAPSSLIYYLGINKTLPNLNHHTLFFENDLDEHIDCIYSEKKWPLKPLFYACCPSKTDNSVAPQGKENLFLLMPLPIGINDEEIIREKYFTEMLSRIENHTGITDLRSSIEYKRSYCISNFISDYNAYGGNAYGLANTLRQTAVLKPKIRNKKLKNLFYTGQLTVPGPGVPPSIISGKIVANEINKIKPEYYETAV; from the coding sequence ATGAAAAAAAGAATAGCAGTTATTGGTTCTGGATTTTCTGGATTATCTGCTGCTGCTTATTTGGCAAAAGCGGGAAATGAGGTTCATGTATTTGAAAAACATAATCAGCCGGGAGGAAGAGCCAGGCAATTTTCAACAGAACAAGGTTTTGTTTTTGATATGGGTCCAAGTTGGTATTGGATGCCTGATATAATTGATGATTTTTTTAATGATTTCAGGTATAAAGTGTCTGATTTCTTTGAATTGATTTCATTAAATCCACAGTTTGAAATGATTTTTTCAGATACAAAATTTAGTGTTCCTCAAAAGTTTGAAGAACTAAAAATTTTGTTTGAACAAATTGAGAAAGGTGCAGGCTTACAATTGGAAAAATTTATGCAATCGGCAAAATACAAATACGAAGTAGGTATGAAAAATTTTGTCAACAAGCCGTGTTACAACTGGCGTGAATTTATATCTCCTCAAATAGCTAAAAGTGCATTAAAATTGGATTTGCTGACCAACTTTAGAAATTATGTTGCCAAATATTTTAAAAGCGAAAAATTAAGAACATTAATAGAGTTTCCGGTAATCTTTTTAGGCGCATCTCCCAAAAACATTCCGGCACTATACAGTTTGATGAATTACGGTGGTTATGTTTTAGGAACATACTATCCCATGGGTGGCTTTTATAAATTGGTACTTGCAATGAAAAGCTTAGCTGAAAAACAAGGCGCAACTTTTCATTTTAATCAAACTGTTGAAAGCATCAATGCACAAAACGGTAGAGTAATATCTTTAACTATCAATGGCGAAAGTTTAGAGTTTGATGCTGTTGTAGCTTCTTCGGATTATCATCATACAGAAACCCTTTTAAAGAAAGAGTATAGAAATTATTCGGACACATATTGGCAAAACAGAACATTTGCGCCATCGAGCCTGATTTATTATTTAGGTATTAATAAAACACTACCCAATCTGAATCATCATACACTATTTTTTGAAAATGATTTGGATGAACATATTGATTGTATTTACAGTGAAAAAAAATGGCCCCTGAAACCACTCTTTTACGCCTGCTGTCCCTCAAAAACAGATAATTCGGTTGCACCTCAAGGAAAAGAAAACCTGTTTTTGTTGATGCCTTTACCTATTGGAATTAATGATGAGGAAATAATCCGGGAAAAGTATTTTACAGAAATGCTTTCGAGAATTGAAAACCACACAGGCATAACAGACTTACGGTCGAGTATTGAGTATAAAAGAAGTTATTGTATCAGCAATTTTATTTCAGACTATAATGCGTATGGCGGAAATGCTTATGGACTGGCAAATACACTTCGTCAAACAGCGGTTTTGAAACCTAAAATAAGAAACAAAAAACTGAAAAATTTATTCTACACAGGTCAGTTGACCGTTCCCGGACCTGGAGTTCCACCTTCTATCATATCGGGTAAAATTGTGGCAAATGAAATAAACAAAATAAAACCTGAGTATTATGAAACAGCTGTTTGA
- a CDS encoding YihY/virulence factor BrkB family protein has translation MKKQTTLSNISSSIIPSLHLLRKNDPLRLAGATAFFTTFALPFIVFILAQFFHLFLSPKIIGHGLIENIAGNIGQDGADQVRQVIHSIRSFNNHWYVILFGFLFLLFVATTLFIVIKNSINQIWTITVERSGLLYNLRSRLRSFAVILLIGILFFVNLFFKSIETIGGNYTEDILTGSSIYFKVIFNEVSSVIIVTTWFVILFRFLADGKPRWNAAIVGGLLTSILFIVGRVLLKVLLINSNIGKLYGSSGSFVLLLLFVFYSSFILYYGACFIAVYSEQKKWLIKND, from the coding sequence ATGAAAAAGCAAACAACATTATCTAATATTAGCAGCAGTATCATTCCATCATTGCATTTGTTGCGTAAAAATGATCCATTACGGCTTGCGGGAGCTACTGCATTTTTTACCACCTTTGCTTTACCATTTATTGTTTTTATACTGGCGCAATTTTTTCATTTATTCCTTAGCCCCAAAATTATTGGCCATGGATTGATTGAAAATATTGCAGGCAATATTGGACAGGATGGAGCAGATCAAGTAAGGCAGGTCATTCATAGCATACGCAGTTTCAATAATCACTGGTATGTTATTTTATTTGGATTTTTGTTTCTCTTGTTTGTAGCTACTACCTTATTTATCGTCATTAAAAATTCAATTAATCAAATATGGACTATAACTGTCGAAAGATCTGGCCTTTTGTATAATCTTAGAAGCCGCTTAAGGTCCTTTGCAGTTATACTATTGATAGGCATACTGTTCTTTGTAAACTTGTTCTTTAAAAGTATTGAAACCATTGGCGGGAATTATACTGAAGATATTCTTACAGGCAGCAGTATATATTTCAAAGTGATTTTTAATGAAGTAAGTAGTGTAATAATTGTTACTACATGGTTCGTTATATTATTTCGTTTTCTTGCAGACGGCAAGCCAAGATGGAACGCTGCAATTGTTGGCGGATTATTGACAAGCATACTATTTATTGTAGGGAGGGTTTTGTTAAAGGTTTTATTAATCAATAGCAATATTGGTAAACTATATGGCTCATCAGGTTCTTTTGTTTTGCTGTTACTATTTGTTTTCTATTCTTCCTTTATATTGTATTACGGTGCTTGTTTTATAGCAGTTTATTCCGAACAAAAAAAGTGGTTAATAAAGAACGATTGA
- a CDS encoding SRPBCC family protein, with protein MKYHLYREQKLHCDIKTAWDFFSSPMNLSKITPKEMNFTVLSNYNEEQIFEGMIIDYKVSPVLGIPLKWRTKISHVEWNKSFTDFQEKGPYKYWNHFHEFITNKDSVLMKDTVNYELPFGVLGSIAHTIFVRKKLETIFNFRYKVLEKLFNK; from the coding sequence ATGAAATATCATTTATATAGAGAACAAAAGTTGCATTGTGATATTAAAACAGCCTGGGATTTTTTCTCTTCCCCAATGAATTTATCTAAAATTACTCCTAAGGAAATGAACTTTACTGTATTATCAAATTATAATGAAGAACAGATTTTTGAAGGAATGATTATTGATTATAAGGTTTCACCAGTCTTGGGCATTCCGCTAAAATGGCGGACTAAGATTAGTCACGTAGAATGGAATAAGAGCTTTACTGATTTTCAAGAAAAGGGACCTTATAAATATTGGAACCATTTTCACGAATTTATTACAAATAAGGATAGTGTGCTTATGAAGGATACAGTGAATTATGAGCTGCCGTTTGGTGTTTTGGGTAGTATTGCACATACGATTTTTGTAAGAAAAAAATTGGAAACAATTTTTAATTTCCGGTACAAGGTTTTAGAAAAATTATTTAACAAGTAA
- a CDS encoding phosphatase PAP2 family protein — protein MKYFLSFLLVFAFSKAKAQNFDYNLLNTVYKNETSFKNNFFKVDAQSVIVFNVAAPVSIFTVGLITHDKQLKRNSFFIAGAFVVSTFITQSTKQIVKRERPFIKYPQTFSDRYDGDGYSFPSGHVSSAFCTATSLSLYFPKWYVIGPSYLWAASIGWARMYQGVHYPSDVLAGAFVGAGSAWLGYKVQKYIDKKHYATIKNNAFAF, from the coding sequence ATGAAATATTTTCTTTCATTCTTATTGGTTTTTGCATTTTCAAAAGCAAAAGCACAGAATTTTGACTATAACCTTTTAAACACTGTCTATAAAAATGAAACCTCTTTCAAGAATAATTTTTTTAAAGTTGACGCTCAGAGTGTAATTGTTTTCAATGTTGCGGCTCCTGTAAGTATATTTACTGTTGGCTTGATAACCCACGATAAACAATTGAAAAGAAACTCTTTTTTTATAGCCGGAGCTTTTGTCGTGTCTACCTTCATTACACAGTCTACCAAACAAATTGTAAAACGGGAACGCCCATTCATAAAATATCCCCAAACATTTTCCGATCGTTATGATGGCGATGGCTATTCTTTTCCTTCCGGGCATGTATCATCTGCATTTTGTACGGCTACTTCATTAAGCTTATACTTTCCTAAATGGTACGTCATTGGGCCTTCTTATTTGTGGGCGGCAAGCATTGGATGGGCACGTATGTATCAAGGCGTACATTATCCTTCTGATGTATTGGCGGGAGCTTTTGTTGGGGCAGGCAGCGCATGGCTGGGATATAAAGTACAAAAGTATATTGATAAGAAACACTATGCTACTATAAAAAACAATGCTTTTGCTTTTTAA
- a CDS encoding response regulator transcription factor: MNILIVEDEKSLSENIADYLKRENYNCEIAADLAGAINKIDEHEYDCILLDITIPGGSGLQLLKELKAERKSDGVLIISAKDSLDDKIAGLNLGADDYLSKPFHLSELGARVAAIIRRKNFEGNSNIEFNDIVIDTQAKQATVFGRQLELTKKEYELLLYFISNKRRVISKNAIAEHLWRDGASDNHDFIYTHIKNLRKKLLESGSEDYIKSIYGMGYKFTD, from the coding sequence ATGAATATTCTCATAGTAGAAGACGAAAAATCATTAAGCGAAAATATTGCTGATTATCTAAAGCGGGAAAATTATAACTGCGAAATAGCTGCTGATCTTGCTGGTGCCATCAATAAAATTGATGAACATGAATACGATTGTATTTTGTTGGACATTACAATTCCCGGTGGCAGCGGATTACAATTACTAAAAGAATTAAAGGCAGAGCGCAAAAGCGACGGAGTATTAATTATTTCGGCTAAAGATTCGCTGGATGATAAAATAGCAGGATTGAATTTGGGAGCTGATGATTATTTGTCAAAACCATTTCATCTTTCGGAACTTGGAGCAAGAGTAGCGGCGATCATACGGCGGAAAAATTTTGAAGGAAATTCTAATATAGAGTTTAATGATATCGTTATTGATACTCAGGCAAAGCAAGCTACTGTTTTTGGACGACAACTGGAATTGACCAAAAAGGAATATGAACTTTTACTATATTTTATAAGCAATAAACGAAGAGTAATATCCAAGAATGCAATAGCAGAACATTTATGGAGAGACGGAGCATCCGATAATCACGACTTTATCTACACGCATATTAAAAACCTTCGAAAAAAGTTATTGGAAAGCGGTTCAGAAGACTATATTAAATCTATTTATGGAATGGGATATAAGTTTACGGATTAA
- a CDS encoding phytoene/squalene synthase family protein, which produces MKQLFDELSYSVSKITTQKYSTSFSLGILALKPSIRSGIYAIYGYVRLADEIVDSFHGYNKEKLLNRLRIETEIALEEGISLNPILQSFQEIVHKYQIDKKLIEQFLRSMEMDLQKVDYNSELYQEYIFGSAEVVGLMCLQVFTEGNKEKYEELKPYAMKLGSAFQKVNFLRDLKNDYEILGRTYFPNIHINVFNNHAKSKIEKEIEEEFNEALIGIKKLPNCSMFGVYLAYRYYLSLFNRIKRKSSKEILNSRVSVPNSYKALVALKSYIRYKTTLL; this is translated from the coding sequence ATGAAACAGCTGTTTGATGAACTTTCTTACTCAGTAAGTAAGATAACGACTCAAAAATACAGTACGAGTTTTTCTTTGGGCATTTTGGCTTTGAAACCGTCTATTCGTTCGGGTATTTATGCAATTTATGGATATGTGAGATTGGCAGATGAAATCGTAGACAGTTTTCACGGGTACAATAAAGAAAAATTGTTGAACAGACTTAGAATCGAAACTGAGATCGCGTTGGAGGAGGGCATTTCGCTCAACCCAATTTTACAGTCTTTTCAAGAGATCGTACATAAATATCAAATTGACAAAAAGCTAATCGAGCAATTTTTGCGTAGTATGGAAATGGATTTACAAAAAGTAGACTACAATTCAGAATTATACCAGGAGTATATTTTTGGATCAGCAGAAGTAGTTGGATTAATGTGCCTGCAAGTTTTCACAGAAGGTAATAAGGAGAAATATGAAGAACTAAAACCTTATGCAATGAAGTTAGGTTCAGCATTTCAGAAAGTTAATTTTTTGAGAGATTTAAAAAATGATTATGAGATTCTGGGACGAACCTATTTTCCCAATATTCATATCAATGTATTCAACAACCATGCGAAATCCAAAATTGAAAAGGAAATTGAAGAAGAATTTAATGAGGCTTTAATTGGAATAAAGAAGCTTCCCAATTGCTCTATGTTTGGTGTGTATTTAGCATACAGATATTATTTGTCTTTGTTTAACAGGATAAAAAGAAAATCATCGAAAGAAATATTGAATAGTAGAGTTAGTGTTCCTAATTCCTATAAGGCATTGGTAGCGTTGAAAAGTTATATACGCTATAAAACAACTCTTTTATAA
- a CDS encoding lycopene cyclase domain-containing protein, whose amino-acid sequence MKEYTYSLILFLTVIICFIASFDRRILFNRQFGAFIKSATIVAIPFIAWDIWFTAKGVWWFNKDYTLGVSIAGLPIEEWLFFICIPFSSIFTYYSIDKFFKWDWLSGFNNLIVFVSVIACSVVALHHYEKMYTLVTTVATIITLIYLHFIVRAEWIGKASLVFTILMLGFFPVNGVLTGMGLKSPIVNYNPAEFLGIRVGTIPVEDAVYGYTQFLWTLYFFKRFKSANDEK is encoded by the coding sequence ATGAAGGAATATACCTATTCATTGATTTTGTTTTTAACGGTCATTATTTGTTTTATCGCATCTTTTGACCGTAGAATACTTTTTAATCGTCAGTTTGGAGCATTCATAAAGTCTGCTACCATTGTGGCAATTCCTTTTATAGCATGGGATATATGGTTTACAGCAAAAGGAGTATGGTGGTTTAATAAAGACTACACGCTTGGAGTAAGCATAGCAGGGTTACCAATTGAAGAGTGGTTGTTTTTTATTTGTATACCCTTTTCCAGCATATTTACCTACTATTCAATAGACAAATTTTTTAAATGGGATTGGCTTTCCGGTTTTAATAACCTGATTGTTTTTGTTAGTGTTATTGCCTGTTCGGTTGTCGCCTTGCATCATTATGAAAAAATGTACACGCTCGTAACAACTGTTGCCACAATAATAACCTTAATTTATTTACATTTTATTGTACGTGCAGAGTGGATTGGTAAAGCGTCTCTGGTGTTTACTATTCTGATGTTGGGTTTCTTTCCTGTAAATGGAGTTTTAACCGGTATGGGATTAAAATCACCGATTGTAAATTATAATCCTGCTGAATTCTTAGGTATTAGAGTGGGAACAATACCTGTTGAAGATGCCGTTTATGGATATACGCAGTTTCTTTGGACGCTTTATTTTTTTAAACGATTTAAATCTGCGAACGATGAAAAGTAA
- a CDS encoding sterol desaturase family protein — protein sequence MNFLIVLGTFIVMEGATWLIHKYIMHGFLWVLHKDHHDHSNESALEKNDYFFVIFAIPTIALMYFGSLKNFNYLFFVGLGIMLYGMCYFFVHDVFIHQRIKYFTHTKNPYFLALRRAHKQHHKHIGKEEGECFGFLYVPFKYFKMYFISEDK from the coding sequence ATGAATTTTTTAATTGTATTAGGAACATTTATAGTAATGGAAGGAGCAACCTGGCTTATCCATAAATACATAATGCATGGTTTTTTGTGGGTATTGCATAAAGACCACCACGACCATAGCAACGAAAGTGCTTTAGAGAAGAATGATTATTTCTTTGTCATATTTGCCATACCAACCATTGCACTAATGTATTTTGGTTCATTGAAAAACTTCAACTACCTGTTTTTTGTAGGATTGGGAATTATGTTGTACGGAATGTGTTATTTTTTTGTGCATGATGTTTTTATCCATCAAAGGATAAAATATTTTACGCACACTAAAAACCCTTATTTCCTTGCGCTTCGCAGGGCGCACAAACAACACCATAAACATATCGGAAAAGAAGAGGGCGAATGTTTCGGGTTTCTTTATGTACCCTTCAAATATTTCAAAATGTATTTTATATCTGAAGATAAATGA